A stretch of Porites lutea chromosome 5, jaPorLute2.1, whole genome shotgun sequence DNA encodes these proteins:
- the LOC140937690 gene encoding coiled-coil domain-containing protein 87-like has protein sequence MSKTERLYQLERPPFTSRDFHARFTHLAGPLSLFEPEDNTDVGNENPEVERPLTPIEDAVKCPPSSFSALAKIVRPRLSPKDGIHGLTSNDQQQLIEILMNELNNIWRDVQRGPPDPFLTGQQNRELQRRLTIEIVVITQGLFAKYLDKANKLNQRGVFSGPANLSRLKTQLALEASKTLNVLSIKRNLAADMKHPLDTSTVSSRFSFSRALRTPPPKHYRPLVMRQDEDKKNKVHLSREEKRQLLIDRELSDLQKKMPQVDSSSYHTIVAHHLQLPKKSASDSGSVVEDDLSQQRNGDEGIFRSIQQKYASLPELFSRDAVFEELGILPEEMQDYIMRRSQSETKLMEENKFQERDVERTSVTKPGTADRASQDLMKLLSPSKPKERLQGEEDLDDLPPLLQALARHSSTNKQRDIRKQRRLQAEAGSKDDEDDAASVTSSIRSTEASSVANDPTVMDENITEFTGEEHPQPTVVSLRLPDKTVVRASDVRVSNRVNKESVTLKRYPTVYNDLTGEIDAPMVKWLDRNLFIGEEIKEVYEEIIKTIGTDHLLFDQDTYVERHASTAEVSLCTSSSSLDKPRAERLINKHLKKEIPPPWGNSTADNWRNSPKFGGLGREDILQAKLKKGDDNGHGNRSYNSWLAWWRSTITTDDFLKFLSTQENDYMSLLFHLYDSDNEEDAEGDGNEDRPDTLQMALIRERERKRAELKSLKSEYKPGVWNVNSVLLGGLGNEPDVNDEELMANLEDTYLPVPGTVTPSKQPTVMVGSPLARSASSIQSLGSNTTGNSDQHKLEATLKVNSVGFMTQASTTARGESASTSEAGSLSPQERLERIWMLLCMPDAQRLDMAIKYSADPYSTRLIESLASWEIATEVILERESLMTKLEDFERAASDPNRFFVKGTIGSSAERIRESKTRDSFNKRLSQIDSNVRRAVTDVQSQFGDIVTFQGRPYLEKMSLDRTEMFYWLQQERRQQVMDKELVKMREVTLNSPDLPPIPAHTIL, from the exons ATGTCAAAGACAGAGAGGCTTTATCAGCTAGAAAGACCTCCATTCACTTCT AGAGACTTTCATGCCAGATTTACACATCTTGCGGGTCCTTTAAGTCTCTTTGAACCAGAGGACAACACAG ATGTTGGCAATGAAAACCCTGAAGTTGAAAGACCACTCACTCCCATTGAG gATGCAGTTAAATGTCCTCCATCATCATTCAGTGCCCTTGCCAAGATTGTACGTCCAAGGTTATCACCAAAAGATGGAATACATGGACTGACATCTAATGACCAACAGCAACTG ATTGAAATTCTCATGAATGAGCTTAACAACATCTGGAGAGATGTTCAAAGAGGTCCTCCTGATCCATTCCTG ACAGGTCAGCAAAACAGAGAACTACAAAG acgTTTGACAATTGAGATTGTTGTAATCACTCAGGGACTTTTTGCAAAGTACTTGGACAAAGCTAACA AACTTAACCAAAGAGGAGTGTTTAGTGGGCCTGCAAACCTGAGTCGCCTAAAAACTCAGCTGGCATTGGAAGCGAGTAAAAC TCTGAATGTACTGAGCATCAAACGTAATCTTGCTGCTGACATGAAACACCCTTTAGATACAAGCACGGTTTCCAGCAGGTTTTCTTTTAGCCGAGCTTTGCGTACTCCTCCCCCAAAGCACTACAGACCGCTTGTG ATGAGGCAGGATgaagacaagaaaaacaaagtgcATCTTTCAAGAGAAGAGAAGCGACAACTATTGATTGATCGTGAGTTAAGTGAT CTTCAGAAAAAAATGCCTCAGGTAGATTCCAGCTCTTACCATACTATTGTTGCACATCATCTCCAGCTTCCAAAGAAATCTGCATCAG ATTCTGGATCTGTTGTAGAAGATGATTTATCACAGCAAAG AAATGGTGATGAGGGAATATTTCGCTCAATTCAGCAA AAATATGCGTCGTTACCAGAGCTGTTTTCAAGAGATGCTGTCTTTGAAGAGCTTGGTATTTTACCAGAGGAAATGCAAG ATTATATTATGAGGAGGAGTCAAAGCGAAACTAAACTCATG gaagaaaacaagtttcagGAACGCGATGTTGAGAGGACAAGTGTTACAAA GCCAGGTACGGCAGACCGCGCCTCTCAAGATCTGATGAAGCTTCTGTCCCCTTCAAAACCCAAG gaAAGACTTCAAGGCGAGGAAGATCTTGATGATCTTCCGCCCTTGCTACAG GCACTTGCGCGCCACAGTTCCACTAACAAACAACGGGATATAAGAAAACAAAGGCGACTTCAAGCTGAAGCTGGATCTAAAGATGATGAAGATGACGCGGCTAGTGTCACGTCCAGCATAAGATCAACAGAAGCGTCCTCAGTTGCCAATGATCCTACTGTAATGGATGAGAA TATAACAGAATTTACCGGTGAAGAG CATCCTCAGCCTACTGTAGTATCATTGCGGCTTCCAGATAAG ACTGTAGTCAGAGCCTCCGATGTTCGTGTGTCCAATAGAGTCAACAAGGAGTCAGTGACATTGAAAAGATATCCAACAGTTTACAACGACCTGACAGGAGAG ATCGATGCGCCCATGGTCAAGTGGCTGGACAGAAACCTTTTCATAGGCGAAGAAATCAAAGAAGTTTATGAAGAAATAATCAAGACTATAGGAACAGACCATCTTCTTTTTGATCAA GATACGTACGTGGAAAGGCACGCCAGTACGGCCGAGGTTAGTTTATGTACATCATCTTCCTCACTGGACAAACCTCGTGCGGAACGCCTTATAAATAAacacttgaaaaaagaaatcccACCGCCATGGGGAAACAGCACCGCCGACAACTGGAGAAACAG TCCAAAGTTTGGCGGTCTTGGAAGAGAAGACATACTGCAG GCAAAACTGAAAAAGGGTGATGACAATGGTCATGGTAATAGATCGTACAACTCCTGGCTGGCCTGGTGGCGCAGTACTATCACTACAGATGACTTCCTCAAGTTCCTTTCCACACAG GAAAATGACTATATGTCGCTGCTATTTCATTTATACGACTCTGATAACGAGGAAGATGCCGAGGGGGATGGGAACGAGGATCGTCCAGACACTCTTCAAATGGCTTTGATAAG agaaagagaaagaaagcgAGCTGAACTGAAATCGTTAAAATCTGAGTATAAACCAGGTGTATGGAATGTGAACAGTGTTCTCCTGGGAGGACTTGGAAATGAACCTGATGTTAATG ATGAAGAACTCATGGCCAACCTTGAGGACACGTATCTTCCTGTGCCGGGCACAGTCACACCAAGTAAACAGCCAACTGTAATGGTCGGCTCGCCACTGGCTCGCTCTGCTAGTAGTATCCAGTCCTTGGGATCAAACACGACTGGAAATTCAGACCAGCATAAACTGGAGGCTACACTGAAAGTGAATTCTGTTGGTTTTATGACTCAAGCTTCCACCACTGCCAGAGGAGAAAGCGCTAGTACAAGCGAG GCTGGTTCATTGTCGCCTCAAGAGCGCTTGGAAAGGATATGGATGCTACTGTGTATGCCAGATGCTCAAAGGTTGGACATGGCAATAAAATATAGTGCAGACCCATATAGTACGCGTCTGATAGAG TCTCTTGCCTCCTGGGAAATAGCCACGGAGGTCATACTGGAGCGCGAGAGTTTAATGACCAAGCTTGAGGACTTCGAAAGAGCTGCCTCAGATCCTAACAGGTTTTTCGTCAAAG GTACTATCGGCTCATCGGCTGAAAGAATCCGCGAGTCCAAGACAAGAGATTCGTTTAACAAG CGCCTGTCACAAATTGATAGTAACGTCAGAAGGGCGGTCACGGATGTTCAGAGCCAGTTTGGAGACATCGTCACATTTCAG GGTCGTCCATACTTGGAGAAAATGAGCCTGGATCGAACCGAGATGTTTTATTGGTTACAACAGGAACGGCGGCAACAGGTTATGGATAAAGAGCTTGTAAAGATGAGAGAAGTTACTCTCAACTCGCCGGATCTGCCCCCAATTCCAGcacatacaatactgtaa
- the LOC140937687 gene encoding uncharacterized protein isoform X2 has product MGLPRVITACLLVWILTSHKVESSQDMRGFFQNVGNEKNIRFPVYKEVKGYDIFLRFTTSQCTGQLLDITSRNNKQYLRITLLGVGPIRVAFNTRRGKGQLDIAMRSKGSFCDGKRHTFSLSLFRGAVYYNVDGSSYIRYYVSRLGVPFSSPDKIVLGKGVQGCITDSTVTVRASKTQEYVLQMSDECSVKKTTLRPSKPPVITYSARKIARSTVSVTPKCEPLTLTACKELGYNLTQVPNALQHKTSSDASMKLLVLLSNLRPNCSPHLIPFLCQLYLPPCALPQQAAPPCQSLCQSVQEDCASGVNRWPAHLSCKRFPRANNETKCFLGSTKVTSRRTTLLRGENLSEEDLTETNTMKKTDNKSKKYSPRKDVKTTETIFKPTTANPKSSRLKTNDRESTSTTKMNLITSGEVKTPIKPLTTKPITRLITKTITTGKYTKISKEKSLTERNKKESSTTKPTTTKTTGKLTTIIKNLTVTQNYTKIRLRNPTRIFNRTRPTRPSVNTNGSQSQFNSSVSPLLTVTPTTNNVEGGCGGVLATAKGKLMSPGYPVGYPSNTTCRWTIALPNNYHVIRFTIHRVYLEEDRNCVYDYIAVYDLLDNQVGQRYCGSIMSPVYKEVKGNVAAVVFHSDSTNSKKGFVLSYEAHTCLTSAKVEE; this is encoded by the exons ACATGCgaggtttttttcaaaatgttggGAACGAAAAGAACATACGATTCCCAGTCTACAAAGAAGTGAAGGGCTACGACATCTTCTTGCGGTTCACAACTTCCCAATGCACAGGACAACTACTAGACATCACCAGCAGAAATAACAAGCAGTACTTACGGATTACACTTCTGGGAGTCGGTCCTATTCGTGTTGCGTTCAACACCCGTCGAGGGAAGGGTCAATTGGATATTGCAATGCGATCAAAAGGGAGCTTCTGCGACGGAAAGAGGCACACTTTCAGCTTGTCCTTATTCCGTGGGGCAGTATACTATAACGTGGATGGGTCCTCCTATATAAGGTACTACGTGTCGCGTTTGGGAGTGCCATTTTCATCGCCAGACAAAATTGTCCTCGGTAAAGGTGTTCAGGGATGCATCACTGATTCTACAGTAACTGTCCGCGCTAGCAAAACACAAGAATACGTTTTGCAAATGTCAGATGAGTGTTCCGTCAAAA AGACCACTCTCCGGCCATCCAAACCACCAGTGATTACCTACAGTGCCAGAAAAATAGCGAGGTCAACAGTGTCAGTCACGCCAAAGTGTGAACCACTGACACTCACAGCTTGTAAAGAACTGGGCTACAATCTCACACAAGTTCCAAACGCCCTGCAGCATAAGACATCTAGCGACGCATCGATGAAATTGTTAGTTCTTCTATCAAATTTACGGCCTAACTGTTCTCCTCATCTTATTCCATTTTTGTGTCAGTTGTATCTCCCCCCATGCGCTCTTCCTCAGCAAGCTGCCCCACCCTGTCAGTCACTGTGTCAGAGTGTCCAAGAAGACTGCGCAAGTGGTGTAAACCGCTGGCCGGCTCATCTGAGCTGCAAGAGATTCCCACGAGCCAATAATGAGACGAAATGCTTCCTGGGATCGACTAAGGTAACTTCAAGGCGAACTACACTGTTGAGAGGAGAGAATTTATCAGAAGAGGATCTAACGGAGACAAATACAATGAAAAAGACAGacaataaatcaaagaaatattCCCCAAGGAAAGACGTGAAAACAACCGAAACAATTTTTAAGCCAACAACCGCAAACCCAAAAAGCAGTCGGCTTAAAACAAACGACCGTGAGAGCACATCTACAACCAAGATGAATTTAATCACATCTGGTGAAGTAAAGACACCAATAAAGCCACTTACAACCAAACCTATTACAAGGTTGATCACGAAGACGATAACTACCGGCAAGTATACAAAAATAAGCAAAGAGAAATCACTTACAGagagaaacaaaaaggaatcttcaacaacaaaaccaacgaccaCAAAAACAACAGGAAAACTCACCactataataaaaaatttaacagTTACTCAGAATTACACGAAAATACGCCTGAGAAACCCAACGAGGATCTTTAATAGGACCAGACCCACCAGACCCAGTGTGAACACAAACGGAAGCCAAAGCCAGTTCAATTCTTCGGTTTCTCCACTGCTTACTGTGACACCGACAACTAATAATGTCGAAG gtGGCTGTGGAGGTGTATTGGCAACAGCTAAAGGAAAGCTTATGTCACCAGGTTACCCAGTTGGGTATCCTTCAAACACAACATGCAGATGGACAATAGCTTTACCAAACAACTATCATGTGATCAGATTTACAATCCACAGAGTTTACCTTGAGGAGGATCGGAACTGCGT atatgATTACATTGCAGTGTACGATTTATTGGACAACCAAGTTGGTCAGCGTTACTGCGGCTCAATCATGTCGCCTGTGTACAAAGAAGTCAAAGGCAATGTAGCAGCGGTGGTTTTCCATTCAGACTCTACCAACAGTAAAAAGGGTTTTGTTCTTTCCTACGAAGCTCACACATGTCTCACGTCAGCTAAAGTGGAAGAGTGA
- the LOC140936759 gene encoding ubiquitin-associated protein 1-like — translation MATITRYGNKKLSNFRLLRIRCFIWFHFTDHAEFHSLQGVEIKIGGKFRPPKKVTLPVGWQQKDPSGVLSFMYDFRLEEDVVSKSEALKASKQEQPEISSTEAQVTSASVDSTDTATNHNSVFSNVGSEILQPVVAPGLGHKKKDSFGGKGKNAFDISDFEGDTSTPFELVELQTINDMDELKNVLQPNALPATTSENSAPRMASPLATTNNVSPTNNVSPSGNSLVDISGLHIASEATASLNSRGMPVTNVGTEASSILVDIGDSQPASVAPAAAVPASNTFQNTSLSNTNRPFSRGGLLPPIGQSFPSPVPQQQQGQQTLPMPVYSSTTGSSLPGGINSFPSSVAPSQGQYPGMNSWNSNTQYKQYGAPTTIDQQWNMPRSPEVQIPGGRFPSPLPPIGKPCDETLSRQTSYQSSLADPWPVLTDEEQSYARSIISMGFPAPRVARAVQRLGTNDKEVFEFLITVNELCEQKYPADSVEVALVFNSEKAKAVEFLELVKTFKEYGFKEENIHESLKAADNDREKALEYLMTLSST, via the exons atggcgactaTCACTCGCTATGGCAACAAAAAACTGAGCAATTTCAGACTCCTTAGG ATTCGATGTTTTATTTGGTTCCATTTCACAGATCATGCCGAGTTTCATTCGCTACAAGGGGTAGAAATTAAAATCGGAGGAAAGTTCAGACCACCGAAAAAG GTAACTCTGCCTGTTGGATGGCAACAGAAAGATCCCTCAGGTGTACTAAGTTTCATG TATGACTTCAGACTTGAAGAAGATGTTGTTTCCAAGTCTGAGGCACTAAAGGCCTCAAAACAGGAACAGCCAGAAATTTCTTCCACCGAAGCTCAAGTTACAAGTGCATCTGTGGACAGTACAGATACAGCCACAAATCATAACTCAGTTTTTTCTAATGTTGGAAGTGAAATCCTCCAACCTGTTGTGGCTCCTGGATTAGGACATAAGAAGAAAGACAGTTTTGGTGGGAAAGGCAAGAACGCATTTGATATTTCGGACTTTGAAGGCGATACTTCAACTCCTTTTGAGCTAGTAGAATTACAAACAATAAATGACATGGATGAACTTAAGAATGTCCTCCAACCCAATGCTTTACCAGCAACAACATCAGAAAATTCAGCACCCAGGATGGCCTCTCCTTTGGCAACTACAAACAATGTATCTCCAACAAACAACGTGTCTCCCTCAGGGAATTCATTAGTTGATATTTCTGGTCTTCATATCGCTAGTGAGGCTACAGCATCTCTTAATTCTAGAGGCATGCCTGTGACTAATGTTGGTACAGAGGCAAGTTCAATATTGGTGGATATTGGAGATTCACAACCAGCTAGTGTAGCTCCTGCAGCTGCAGTTCCTGCAAGTAATacttttcaaaatacttcattaTCCAATACAAACAGACCTTTTTCAAGAGGAGGGTTGTTGCCACCTATTGGTCAGAGTTTTCCTTCACCAGTTCCTCAACAACAGCAAGGACAACAAACATTACCAATGCCTGTATATAGTAGTACAACTGGTAGTTCACTACCAGGAGGAATAAATAGCTTTCCAAGTAGTGTTGCTCCCAGCCAAGGACAGTATCCAGGCATGAATAGCTGGAATAGCAACACACAATACAAACAATATGGTGCACCTACTACTATAGACCAACAGTGGAATATGCCAAGATCTCCCGAAGTCCAG ATACCTGGAGGTCGCTTTCCTTCTCCTTTGCCACCTATTGGAAAGCCATGTGATGAAACTCTTAGCAGGCAAACCTCTTATCAATCCTCTCTGGCTGATCCCTGGCCTGTCCTAACAGATGAAGAACAATCTTATGCTAGGAGTATTATTAGCATGGGTTTCCCAGCTCCTCGGGTGGCTAGAGCTGTACAGAGACTTGGAACTAACGATAAGGAG GTGTTTGAATTTCTAATTACCGTAAATGAACTGTGCGAACAAAAGTACCCAGCTGATTCTGTGGAAGTTGCTCTTGTATTTAACTCAGAAAAAGCTAAG GCAGTGGAATTTCTTGAGTTGGTGAAAACTTTTAAAGAATATGGTTTTAAAGAGGAAAATATTCATGAAAGCTTAAAAGCTGCTGATAATGATAGAGAAAAGGCTCTGGAGTATCTAATGACACTATCTTCTACATAA
- the LOC140937687 gene encoding uncharacterized protein isoform X1, giving the protein MGLPRVITACLLVWILTSHKVESSQVDMRGFFQNVGNEKNIRFPVYKEVKGYDIFLRFTTSQCTGQLLDITSRNNKQYLRITLLGVGPIRVAFNTRRGKGQLDIAMRSKGSFCDGKRHTFSLSLFRGAVYYNVDGSSYIRYYVSRLGVPFSSPDKIVLGKGVQGCITDSTVTVRASKTQEYVLQMSDECSVKKTTLRPSKPPVITYSARKIARSTVSVTPKCEPLTLTACKELGYNLTQVPNALQHKTSSDASMKLLVLLSNLRPNCSPHLIPFLCQLYLPPCALPQQAAPPCQSLCQSVQEDCASGVNRWPAHLSCKRFPRANNETKCFLGSTKVTSRRTTLLRGENLSEEDLTETNTMKKTDNKSKKYSPRKDVKTTETIFKPTTANPKSSRLKTNDRESTSTTKMNLITSGEVKTPIKPLTTKPITRLITKTITTGKYTKISKEKSLTERNKKESSTTKPTTTKTTGKLTTIIKNLTVTQNYTKIRLRNPTRIFNRTRPTRPSVNTNGSQSQFNSSVSPLLTVTPTTNNVEGGCGGVLATAKGKLMSPGYPVGYPSNTTCRWTIALPNNYHVIRFTIHRVYLEEDRNCVYDYIAVYDLLDNQVGQRYCGSIMSPVYKEVKGNVAAVVFHSDSTNSKKGFVLSYEAHTCLTSAKVEE; this is encoded by the exons TAGACATGCgaggtttttttcaaaatgttggGAACGAAAAGAACATACGATTCCCAGTCTACAAAGAAGTGAAGGGCTACGACATCTTCTTGCGGTTCACAACTTCCCAATGCACAGGACAACTACTAGACATCACCAGCAGAAATAACAAGCAGTACTTACGGATTACACTTCTGGGAGTCGGTCCTATTCGTGTTGCGTTCAACACCCGTCGAGGGAAGGGTCAATTGGATATTGCAATGCGATCAAAAGGGAGCTTCTGCGACGGAAAGAGGCACACTTTCAGCTTGTCCTTATTCCGTGGGGCAGTATACTATAACGTGGATGGGTCCTCCTATATAAGGTACTACGTGTCGCGTTTGGGAGTGCCATTTTCATCGCCAGACAAAATTGTCCTCGGTAAAGGTGTTCAGGGATGCATCACTGATTCTACAGTAACTGTCCGCGCTAGCAAAACACAAGAATACGTTTTGCAAATGTCAGATGAGTGTTCCGTCAAAA AGACCACTCTCCGGCCATCCAAACCACCAGTGATTACCTACAGTGCCAGAAAAATAGCGAGGTCAACAGTGTCAGTCACGCCAAAGTGTGAACCACTGACACTCACAGCTTGTAAAGAACTGGGCTACAATCTCACACAAGTTCCAAACGCCCTGCAGCATAAGACATCTAGCGACGCATCGATGAAATTGTTAGTTCTTCTATCAAATTTACGGCCTAACTGTTCTCCTCATCTTATTCCATTTTTGTGTCAGTTGTATCTCCCCCCATGCGCTCTTCCTCAGCAAGCTGCCCCACCCTGTCAGTCACTGTGTCAGAGTGTCCAAGAAGACTGCGCAAGTGGTGTAAACCGCTGGCCGGCTCATCTGAGCTGCAAGAGATTCCCACGAGCCAATAATGAGACGAAATGCTTCCTGGGATCGACTAAGGTAACTTCAAGGCGAACTACACTGTTGAGAGGAGAGAATTTATCAGAAGAGGATCTAACGGAGACAAATACAATGAAAAAGACAGacaataaatcaaagaaatattCCCCAAGGAAAGACGTGAAAACAACCGAAACAATTTTTAAGCCAACAACCGCAAACCCAAAAAGCAGTCGGCTTAAAACAAACGACCGTGAGAGCACATCTACAACCAAGATGAATTTAATCACATCTGGTGAAGTAAAGACACCAATAAAGCCACTTACAACCAAACCTATTACAAGGTTGATCACGAAGACGATAACTACCGGCAAGTATACAAAAATAAGCAAAGAGAAATCACTTACAGagagaaacaaaaaggaatcttcaacaacaaaaccaacgaccaCAAAAACAACAGGAAAACTCACCactataataaaaaatttaacagTTACTCAGAATTACACGAAAATACGCCTGAGAAACCCAACGAGGATCTTTAATAGGACCAGACCCACCAGACCCAGTGTGAACACAAACGGAAGCCAAAGCCAGTTCAATTCTTCGGTTTCTCCACTGCTTACTGTGACACCGACAACTAATAATGTCGAAG gtGGCTGTGGAGGTGTATTGGCAACAGCTAAAGGAAAGCTTATGTCACCAGGTTACCCAGTTGGGTATCCTTCAAACACAACATGCAGATGGACAATAGCTTTACCAAACAACTATCATGTGATCAGATTTACAATCCACAGAGTTTACCTTGAGGAGGATCGGAACTGCGT atatgATTACATTGCAGTGTACGATTTATTGGACAACCAAGTTGGTCAGCGTTACTGCGGCTCAATCATGTCGCCTGTGTACAAAGAAGTCAAAGGCAATGTAGCAGCGGTGGTTTTCCATTCAGACTCTACCAACAGTAAAAAGGGTTTTGTTCTTTCCTACGAAGCTCACACATGTCTCACGTCAGCTAAAGTGGAAGAGTGA